CAGCGGCTGCGCCGCCGGCGCCGCAGCCCGGGCTCACGATGACGACGGGGTCCCATCCCGCGTTCGTGGCCGACAGCAACCACCACCACGTCGGTGACCCGGCCACGGGCAAGAAGCTGGCGCTGCTGACGCTGACCGCGCTCGGCGTGGTGTACGGCGACATCGGCACCAGCCCGCTCTACGCGCTCAAGGAGTGCTTCAACGGGCCGCACGGCGTGGAGCCGACGCCGGAGAACGTCATCGGCGTGCTGTCGCTGATCGTCTGGTCGCTGATCAGCGTCGTGACGGTGAAGTACGTCGGCTTCATCCTGCGCGCCGACAACCGCGGTGAGGGCGGGACGCTCGCGCTGCTCGCGCTGCTGCTGCAGAAGGTAGGCGGGGTTGCGATCAGCGAGAGCAAGAAGAAGCGTGTGGTGGTGCTGGCGCTCTTCGGTGCGGCGTTGATGTACGGCGATGGCATCATCACACCGGCGATGTCGGTGCTGTCCGCGGTGGAGGGTCTCGAGGTGATCGCGCCGGCCCTCAACCGGTACATCGTGCCTGTCACCCTGGCGCTCCTCGTCGCGTTCTTCGGTGCGCAGCGTTTCGGCACGGACCGCGTGGGCAAGGCCTTCGGGCCGCTCATGCTGCTCTGGTTCACGGGGATTGCGGCACTGGGCGTTCCGCACATCCTCGCCCAGCCGGCGGTGCTGACCGCGATTGCGCCGTGGCACGCCGTGCGTTTCTTCATGTCGCATGGCTGGCATGGCTTCGTGCTGCTCGGCGCCGTCGTGCTCTCGGTCACCGGCGCGGAGGCGCTGTATGCCGACATGGGCCACTTCGGGAAGCGCCCGATCCGCCTCGCCTGGCTGCTGCTGGTCTTTCCCTGCCTCCTGCTCAACTATTTCGGCCAGGGCGCGGCGCTCATCAGCCATGCCGCGGCACGCGCGAACCCGTTCTACTTCCTCGCGCCCGGCATGCTGCAGATCCCGCTGCTCATCCTGGCCACGATGGCCGCGATCATCGCCAGCCAGGCCATGGTCTCCGGTGCCTTCTCGCTCACGCAACAGAGCGTGCAGCTCGGCTACACGCCACGTGTCACGATCATCCACACCTCCTCGACGCAGTCGGGGCAGATCTACATCCCGGAGATCAACACCCTGATCGCCTTCGGCACGATGCTGGTCGTGCTTGGGTTCCGGTCGTCCAGTGCGCTCGGTGCAGCCTACGGCATCGCCGTCACAGGCACGATGACGATCACGTCGCTGCTGTTCTACGAACTGTGCACGACGCGCTGGAACTGGCCACGCTGGCGTGCGCTGGCTGTGACCGGCGTCTTCCTGACGGTTGACGCCGCGTTCCTCGGCTCCAACGTGCTCAAGGTGCTGCAGGGCGGCTGGGTGCCGCTGATGGTGGGTGCCGGGATCTTCACGCTGATGAGCACGTGGAAGCGCGGTCGCGAGGCGCTCGGACAGTTGCTGCGGCGCAGCACGCTGCCCACCGAGCTGTTCCTCTCGGACATCAAGCGCAAGGAGCCCACGCGGGTGACCGGCACGGCGGTCTTCATGACATCCGACGCCGACGGCATTCCGCCGGTGCTCCTGCACCACCTCAAGCACAACAAGGTCTTGCACGAGCAGGTCGTCCTGCTGAGCGTGGTCTCGAAGCCGGTGCCGTACATCGACGGGGCACGGCGCGTGTCGGTGACGTCGCTCGGCGCCGGCTTCTGGCGCGTGACGGCCGCGTACGGCTTCATGCAGACGCCCGAGATGCGCGACATCATGGCGAGCGCCCGCAGTTGCGGGCTCGTCTGCTCGAGCGGCTCGACGAGCTACTTCCTCGGCCGCGAGCAGCTTCTGCCGAACGGCCCGTCGCGCATGGCCACCTGGCGGAAGAAGCTGTTCATCCTGATGATGCGGAACGCCCGGTCCGCCACCGCGTTCTTCGGCATCCCGCCCGGCCGCGTCGTGGAACTCGGGACGCAGATCGAACTCTGAGTGAGTGCAGGGCAGCGCGCGCAGCGGCCGGCCGCCGCGCGCGCTGCCCATCGGTGCAAACTTATCCGCCGTCCCGTCACCCCTCATTCCTGAGGCTTCCGATGCGTGTGCTGTTGCTGTCCCTCACGGTGCTTGGCACCGCCGCCTGCAGCGCGTCCGGCGCCACGGCGCAGTCGGGCCCGAGCGCCTCGATCGACACCACGCCGAGCCGCCTGGTGCCGGCACGTGCCACCGCGCTCGACGGCCGCCTGCGGGTGCCCGCTGGCTTCGCGGTGACGAAGTTCGCCACCGTCAACGGCGCACGCGCGCTGGCGCTGGCACCGGACGGGAGCGTGTACGTCAGCATCCCGAACCGTGGCACCATCATGCGCGTCGTGGACCGCAATGCCGATGGCGTCGCCGATTCCACGTCGGTGGTGCTGACCGGCCTCGACCGGCCGCATGGCATGGCGTTCCACAAGGGGAAGTTCTACGTGGCCAACACCGGCGGCGTGGTGCGCTTCGCGCTGACGGCCGCCGGCGTGCCGAGCGGCGCCCCGGAGCAGCTCAACCGCTACGACGGCGGGAAGGGGCACATCACCCGCACGATCGTCTTCGGCGCCGACGGCCGCATGTACGTCTCGATCGGCAGCAGCTGCAACCTCTGCGTCGAGTCGGCACCGGAGCGCGCAACGGTGATGCAGTACGACGAGAACGGGCAGAACGGGCGCATCTACAGCAGCGGCCTGCGCAACGCGGTGGGCGTGGCCGTGCACCCCGTCACGAAGCAGCTCTGGGTGACGCAGCACGAGCGCGACAACCTCGCCCCGGACCACCAGGACCTGCCGACCGAGGAGCTGAACCTGCTGCAGGACGGGAAGGACTACGGCTGGCCGTACTGCCATGGACCGCGGATCCCGAACCCGGAATACAACGACCAGGCGCGCTGTGACCGCACCGAGGCACCGGCGCTCCGCATGCAGGCGCACTCGGCCCCCCTCGGCATCGTCTTCCTGGACCGGGCGACGGCCTTCCCGGCAGACTACCGCGGCGACGCACTGGTGGCGTTCCACGGCAGCTGGAACCGCGACACGCCGACCGGGGCCAAGGTGGTCCGCGTCCGCATCCGCAACGGCCGCCCGGTGAGCTACGAGGACTTCATCACCGGCTGGCAGAACGACGCCGGTGCGCGCTGGGGGCGACCGGTGGACTTCGCGGTGCTCCGCGACGGGTCCGTGCTCGTCAGCGATGACGCCGGCAACTCGATCTATCGCGTGACTGGGAGCCGGTAGCGGCAACAGCGAACGGCTTTGACGCAAAGGCGCAAAGGGCGCGAAGGACGCAA
The sequence above is a segment of the Gemmatimonadaceae bacterium genome. Coding sequences within it:
- a CDS encoding PQQ-dependent sugar dehydrogenase; protein product: MRVLLLSLTVLGTAACSASGATAQSGPSASIDTTPSRLVPARATALDGRLRVPAGFAVTKFATVNGARALALAPDGSVYVSIPNRGTIMRVVDRNADGVADSTSVVLTGLDRPHGMAFHKGKFYVANTGGVVRFALTAAGVPSGAPEQLNRYDGGKGHITRTIVFGADGRMYVSIGSSCNLCVESAPERATVMQYDENGQNGRIYSSGLRNAVGVAVHPVTKQLWVTQHERDNLAPDHQDLPTEELNLLQDGKDYGWPYCHGPRIPNPEYNDQARCDRTEAPALRMQAHSAPLGIVFLDRATAFPADYRGDALVAFHGSWNRDTPTGAKVVRVRIRNGRPVSYEDFITGWQNDAGARWGRPVDFAVLRDGSVLVSDDAGNSIYRVTGSR
- a CDS encoding potassium transporter Kup, with translation MTTGSHPAFVADSNHHHVGDPATGKKLALLTLTALGVVYGDIGTSPLYALKECFNGPHGVEPTPENVIGVLSLIVWSLISVVTVKYVGFILRADNRGEGGTLALLALLLQKVGGVAISESKKKRVVVLALFGAALMYGDGIITPAMSVLSAVEGLEVIAPALNRYIVPVTLALLVAFFGAQRFGTDRVGKAFGPLMLLWFTGIAALGVPHILAQPAVLTAIAPWHAVRFFMSHGWHGFVLLGAVVLSVTGAEALYADMGHFGKRPIRLAWLLLVFPCLLLNYFGQGAALISHAAARANPFYFLAPGMLQIPLLILATMAAIIASQAMVSGAFSLTQQSVQLGYTPRVTIIHTSSTQSGQIYIPEINTLIAFGTMLVVLGFRSSSALGAAYGIAVTGTMTITSLLFYELCTTRWNWPRWRALAVTGVFLTVDAAFLGSNVLKVLQGGWVPLMVGAGIFTLMSTWKRGREALGQLLRRSTLPTELFLSDIKRKEPTRVTGTAVFMTSDADGIPPVLLHHLKHNKVLHEQVVLLSVVSKPVPYIDGARRVSVTSLGAGFWRVTAAYGFMQTPEMRDIMASARSCGLVCSSGSTSYFLGREQLLPNGPSRMATWRKKLFILMMRNARSATAFFGIPPGRVVELGTQIEL